In Isosphaera pallida ATCC 43644, the sequence GTTCCAGGTGATGCCTTATCCCGAGGGACGTCACTCGATCCGCAAGCCGGAGGAGCGCCGCGACCTGCTGGAGCGTCTGGTCGTCCACTTTGAGAACGCCTTGGGACCTTGCCCGCCGCGCGGATCGGGATCATCGACGCGGTGAGTTGACGCTTCGAACCCCTCGACTTCGATTGACACCCACGGGTCGGGAGCGGAACAATGAGCTTTGTCCGCACGCAAGGAGACTCGAGGACCGGCGCAACCATCGGACAAGGAGTCAACCGATGACGACGCGAGGGATTGCGGAACGGCGGAGCCGGTTGCGAATCTCGGATGGAACGGCGACGGAATCCCGGACGTTGTGGCGGGGCATAATGGGGATTTCAGTTTCGGCGATCGCGTTCTGCGCGACGCCTGGTTCCTCCCCGGCTGTTCAACCACCGGACGTTTCCGACCCCATCGCGGCACCCTCCCCAAGTCATAACCATCTGGCCGGGGAGACCAGTGCCCATTTGCGTCGGCACGCCGACACCCCAGTGGACTGGTGGCCTTGGGGAGACGAGGCCTTCGCCCGCGCTCGCGCCGAGGACAAGCCAGTGTTCCTCTCGTCGGGTTATCTGGCGTGTCACTGGTGCCATGTCATGGAGCGGGAGTGTTTCCGTGATCCGGCGATCGCAGCGCGTCTCAATCGGGACTTTGTCTGCATCAAGTTAGATCGGGAGGAGCGGCCCGACGTCGATCAAACCTACCTGACCGCGCTACGGACCTTCGGAACCGGCGGTTGGCCAATGTCGATCTTTTTAACACCCGAAGGCAAACCCTTCTACGGCGGCACCTATTTTCCGCCCGAGGATCGTCCGGGTCTGACCGGGTTTTCGACGGTTTTGGATCGGGTCGCGCGGGCTTGGCGGGAGGATCGGGACCGGATCGAGCGGGTCGCTGGGGAACTCGACGCGATGGTGGGCCGCATTCTGGTGCGTCGCGCGGCTTCGTCGGTCCTTGGACCTCCTCCGGTGTTGTCTTCCGACCTGACCGACGCTTGCTACTTGATCCTTTGCGGTGAGTTCGACCCCGAATACGGCGGGTTCGGCTTCGATCGGACCAACCCTCGCCGACCCAAGTTTCCCGAACCCTCTCGACTCTTGTTTCTGCTGGAACGTCACGCCGCGCTCAAGGAACGACCGCGCCCTGTCAAGACGCCGGCGCGCTCGCTGCTGATGTTGGATCCGGGACCGGCCGCTGCTCCGTTGATCCGCCGCGCCCCCTTGGACATGGCGCTCTTCACCTTGGACCGCATCGCCCGAGGCGGCCTGCGCGACCATGTGGGCGGTGGATACCACCGCTATTGCGTCAGTCGCTTCTGGATTGTGCCCCACTTCGAGAAGACGCTCTACGATAACGCCCAACTCGCCCGAGTCTTTGTCCGCGCCTTCGAGTTAACCGGCGACCCGCGGTGGCGCGACGAGGCCGAGGCGATCTTCGACTTCGTGGCCCGGGAGATGACTCTGCCCGAAGGCGGCTTCCTCTCAGCGCTAGATGCCGAGAGCCGGGACGAGGACGGGGGGGAGTATTACCTCTGGACCCGCCCCCAGGTTGAGCAGGCGTTGGCCAACCCCGAGGAGTCCCGAATCGTCCTCCAAGTCTATGGGATGCTCCGCGACCCTAACTTCGAGGGCGGGCGGTACGTGTTGCTCGAGCCACGCGAACGCTCCGAGCACGCCCGCGCCCTGGGGTTGGAGCTACCCGAATTGACTCGTCGTCTCGACGCGGCCCGCCGGCGTCTGCACCAAGTCCGCGACCAACGGCCCGCGCCCCGCAAGGACGATAAGGCGATTGCCGGTTGGAACGGTCTCATGATCGCGGCTCTGGCCGAGGCGGGGCGGGTTTGCGACCACAACCGCGACCGCTACCTCAAGGCGGCCCAACGCGCCGCGGAGTTCGCCTGGACGCAGTTTCGCCGCGAGCAGGATCGCCTGGCCCGCACCTGGCGACAGGGAGTCGCCAAAGGTGAGGGCTTCGCCGAGGATTACGCCTTCCTCGCTGAGGGACTGCTGCGACTGTATCGCGCCGACGGCGACCCCCGTTGGCTCGAACGGGCGCGCCGCCTGACCGAGCGGATGCGACACGATTTCGGTGACCCCGACCCCAATCGGGGCGGCCTGTTTTTCGCCTCGCGGCGCGACGCGCGTTTACCCGCCCGATTCAAAGATCCCCTCGACAGCGTGCTGCCCAGCGCCAACGCGGTGGCGGCCCGCGTTCTGATCGAGTTGGGCCGCTTGGACGACGATCCTCAACGGTACGATCAGGCCGAGGCGATCCTGCGCGAGTTCCTACCCGATCTGGCGCGACGCCCCGGTGTCTGGCCGATGATGATGGTGGCCCTCGAAGAGCTGTTGCAGGTCCGTCCCGAGTTGTCCAAAGCCCACTTCTCGGCCCCTAGCGTGGACAACCCGCTCGACGGCAAGCTCACTTCGCGGAACACCCTCCCGGTTCAAGCCCGGCTCGAAGCGCTGGAGGAGGCGGTGCAGTTCCTCCGGCGGGGCCGGGAAGCCGAGGTCAAGCTGATCCTCACCATCCGGCCCGGTTGGAGCGTCCTGTCTGCCAACCCTTTTCCTCTCACTCCAAGAAGGAACGTCGCTTCCGCTTCCGGCCTCGTTACCTTACCCAACCGAGAGGGAGAGGACGCGATCCCTCAGCCCCTTGCCATCGAACTTGACCCCGACGCCGCCCAACACTTCGAGCTCGTGGACGTGAGGTTCCCGCCGGGACGCCTCAAACCGCTCGAAACCCCCCGGACGGAAGCCGCCGCTTCGAATGCGGATCGTCCCGCCTCCCTTGGCCGAACCATCGAGGTCTATGAAGCCCGAGTTGAAGTGATCGCTCGACTCCGACCTCACGCGCAACGATCCAATTTCGCCCGATTGGGTTTCCGAATCCGATACCAGGCGTGTGAAGATCGCGTGTGGTCGGCACCTGCTGAACTTTCGGTCGAAAAAGACCTTGAACCCCGCTAAAAAACGCGGTTTCGAGGTCGCGTGGCTCACAATCCCGGCCTAAAGTGAGGTTAAGAATCAACACGGCGGGCGATGAACCCGTCGGCCGCGGTGGATCAAGGGCCGTTCCCCCGGCGCGATCCGACGTGGGTGGTCAAGCTCGGGGCCTCTCGTGACGAGGATGGAAACGTGTCGCTTCAATACAGTGGCCACACCACACCGGTGCTAATAGCGCAGCCCGCCAAAAATCGAGCGGAGACCGCTCCTTGTTTGATTGTCTACGACGGCGCGTTGGCGGGCGCGATTCATAAATTGAGCCAACTCCGAACCCAAGTCGGCCGCTCGGCCTACTCCGATCTGCGATTCCTGGAACGAACCGTGTCGCGCCGTCATGCCCTGTTGGAAATCAATCCGTTAGGGCAGGTCGTCCTCACCGATTTGGGCAGCACGGCCGGCACCTTCGTCAATGGTTTGAGGTTGCCGGCGCATCGTTCCCGACTCCTCACCCCCGGCGACCAAATCCGCTTCGGCGAGCAAGTCGTCGTCTGCTTCAACCAACTGGATCCCCTCGAAGAAGAAGCCTACCGCGAGCGATTCCGACGCGCCGTGTCCGACCCCTTGACCGGGCTTTACAACCGCCTGTACTTCCTTGAGGAAATCTACCATTGGGTCGAACGCCATCCCCGCCGCTCCAGTGGACTGGCCCTATTGCTGATTGATCTCGACCATTTCAAGAACGTCAATGACGAACATGGTCACGCAGTGGGGGATCGGGTGTTGCGGTTGGTCGCTGAGGTGTTGGAACGCGCCTTGGGGGAAGAAGCTTTGTTGTCGCGGTTCGGCGGTGAGGAATTCATCGCGGCGATGGAGGTGAGCGACCTTGACGCCGCCTGTGCGTTAGCCAACCGAGTCCGTGAGGAAGTGGCGCGACGCCCCTACCGTCCGTTCGGTTATGGAGGCTCGGTTCAGCTCTCCTTGACGCTTTCGGTGGGCGTGGCCTATCTCCCCCCTCGGGGCGATCCGGTCGAACCGGATCAGATGATCCGCGCAGCCGATCTTTGTCTGGGGCAGGCCAAGCGTCGAGGGCGCAATCGCGTCATCTCTGAACGCGAGTACGCCCCAGCACGTCTGATTGGTTTGGAGTTCGACACGACCACCCTGATGGGTCAGGCCATCACCGAACGAATTGTCCCCGTTTCACCACCGAAAGCTGTTCCTCCGCCGGAACAAGCGGCTAAACCGTCCCAAGCCTCGGAGTCGAGTACGCCCCGGCACATCGGCAGCCTGTCGGACTCCTCCGAGCATTGGGTCAGGGCGTTTCGCCGCCGGATGTTGGAGGCAGATCAGCTGGATCGCCCCGCCCAGCCATCTCCGGAATGAGTGACCGACGCGACGCTCAAGGCCGGAAGGT encodes:
- a CDS encoding thioredoxin domain-containing protein; translated protein: MGISVSAIAFCATPGSSPAVQPPDVSDPIAAPSPSHNHLAGETSAHLRRHADTPVDWWPWGDEAFARARAEDKPVFLSSGYLACHWCHVMERECFRDPAIAARLNRDFVCIKLDREERPDVDQTYLTALRTFGTGGWPMSIFLTPEGKPFYGGTYFPPEDRPGLTGFSTVLDRVARAWREDRDRIERVAGELDAMVGRILVRRAASSVLGPPPVLSSDLTDACYLILCGEFDPEYGGFGFDRTNPRRPKFPEPSRLLFLLERHAALKERPRPVKTPARSLLMLDPGPAAAPLIRRAPLDMALFTLDRIARGGLRDHVGGGYHRYCVSRFWIVPHFEKTLYDNAQLARVFVRAFELTGDPRWRDEAEAIFDFVAREMTLPEGGFLSALDAESRDEDGGEYYLWTRPQVEQALANPEESRIVLQVYGMLRDPNFEGGRYVLLEPRERSEHARALGLELPELTRRLDAARRRLHQVRDQRPAPRKDDKAIAGWNGLMIAALAEAGRVCDHNRDRYLKAAQRAAEFAWTQFRREQDRLARTWRQGVAKGEGFAEDYAFLAEGLLRLYRADGDPRWLERARRLTERMRHDFGDPDPNRGGLFFASRRDARLPARFKDPLDSVLPSANAVAARVLIELGRLDDDPQRYDQAEAILREFLPDLARRPGVWPMMMVALEELLQVRPELSKAHFSAPSVDNPLDGKLTSRNTLPVQARLEALEEAVQFLRRGREAEVKLILTIRPGWSVLSANPFPLTPRRNVASASGLVTLPNREGEDAIPQPLAIELDPDAAQHFELVDVRFPPGRLKPLETPRTEAAASNADRPASLGRTIEVYEARVEVIARLRPHAQRSNFARLGFRIRYQACEDRVWSAPAELSVEKDLEPR
- a CDS encoding diguanylate cyclase codes for the protein MSLQYSGHTTPVLIAQPAKNRAETAPCLIVYDGALAGAIHKLSQLRTQVGRSAYSDLRFLERTVSRRHALLEINPLGQVVLTDLGSTAGTFVNGLRLPAHRSRLLTPGDQIRFGEQVVVCFNQLDPLEEEAYRERFRRAVSDPLTGLYNRLYFLEEIYHWVERHPRRSSGLALLLIDLDHFKNVNDEHGHAVGDRVLRLVAEVLERALGEEALLSRFGGEEFIAAMEVSDLDAACALANRVREEVARRPYRPFGYGGSVQLSLTLSVGVAYLPPRGDPVEPDQMIRAADLCLGQAKRRGRNRVISEREYAPARLIGLEFDTTTLMGQAITERIVPVSPPKAVPPPEQAAKPSQASESSTPRHIGSLSDSSEHWVRAFRRRMLEADQLDRPAQPSPE